The Candidatus Limnocylindria bacterium genome includes the window CAGGCCCATGTCCGCGGTCCCGACGAAAGACCTCGGTGCGTCGCTCGCGGCTTTCTGGAGCGCGAACACTTGAAGGCGGACGCCTCCGTCTATGAGGGCAAGCGGGTCATCCGCCGCGCGCTCGCGCGCGTCGGGGGTCTGGACCGCGTCGATCCAAATGTCGTCACGCTCTCGATCCTCGTGCCCGCGGCCATCGGCACCGTGGCTCTGTGGCAGGGGTGGTGGCTCGTCGCGATACTCGCCATCCTCGCTCGGATGGTGCTCGCGACGATGGACGGCTACATCGCCGAGAGCTTTGGCCGAGCGACGCGTCTTGGGTCGTATCTGAATCGCTTCGTCACCGAGCTGGCCGATGCGACGCTACTGCTCGCGCTCATCCCGCACGCGGACGCGCTCTGGGTCGGCGCCGCGCTGGCCGGCGGCTGGCTCGTGAACGTCACCGGACTCCTCGGGGTGACCGCGGGCGGTTCGATCCAGTGGACGGGCCCCGCGGGCCAGGCCGATCGGCTCGCGTTCCTCATCGCGGCATCGCTCATCGCGTTGGTCGCCGAGATGAACTGGACGCTCTTCTGCATGGTACTGGTCGCCTTGAGCGCGGTCACGATCGTGCGTCGCGCATTCCGGTCGATCGTCGAGCTGCGTCGGGTCTGATCCGTGCGTGGCTTTGCGCGCTCGCCGCTCGCCGTGATCGCCGCCGGTCTGTGGGGCTATGCCGAGGCGACGCGATTCTGGCTCATCCCCGACATCCTCCTGGGATGGATCGCTCTCAATCGACCGCGGTCGATCGTGGTCAGCGTCGCCGCGGCAACGGTCGGTGCCGTGATGGGCGGCGTCCGCATGCATCGGCACGCACGCGAGGAGCGCGCGCGCTTGACCGAGATCCCGGGCATCAACGACGCCCTGCTGATCGACGCGCACGAGCGCTTCGCGTCGCGTGGCTGGGTCGCGGTCGCGCGCGCGCCGCTCGACGGCATCCCGTACAAGGTCTATGCGACCGAGAGCGGGCTCGCCGGCAAACCTGAGGGCGAGCTGATCGCGTGGACGATGCTCGCGCGGCTTTGGAGGTTCATCCTCTCGGCAGCCGCCGCCGGGCTCATCGGTCGGGTCTTTTCACGCTCCGTGCGCCGGAGCGAAGGACGGTGGCTCGCTGGAACGATCGCGTTCTGGGTCTTCGTCTATGTCCGCTATTTCGCGAGACTTCGTCGCCGCTACGGGGTCGGACTCAGTCCTTCGGAAGACGGGCCTCCGGATGGCGAAGCGACAGCGGCGCCTTCCCCGACCAGTACACGTCGCGCTGGCCGGTCATCGCCTGGACGTGCCCGTCCCACTCGAAGTTGAAGGCCTCGCAGCCTAGACGCACCGCGCGCCGGACCTTCTCCTGCGTCACCTCGTCGCGCGCCAACTTGTGGATCATCGCGATCTGACGATCGCCGTGACCGGTGTCCTGCTCCGCGTGCAGCTCGTAGGTCGCGGCGGCGCGCTTGCTGAAGCCGTAGTGGCCGACGAGCTCCTTGAACACGCGAGCGGCCGCGCCATCCGGTCCGCCATGCATCGCTTCGACGTACGCGAGCAGCGCGACGCCCTCGAGCGCGCTGCGGTTCTGGCAACCCGAGCGGATCATCTCGACGGCGGCGAGCGTGCCGGGCGCGGGGTCGGCACGGTCCGCCTGCTCGCGCGTGATGCCGCCCTCCTCGAGGAACTGCAACATGATGTCGACGTGCGTCTTTTCGCCGCCGAGCTCTTCCATGAAGTTCTCCATCACCACGTCCATGAGGTCGTAATTCCGCTCGCTCGCGACGTTGGTGACGATGTACCCGAAGAAGATCGGGTTGGTGCGCACGCGCAGGTAGTGCTGGATCTCGCCCAGGATGATCTGCTCGCGCGTCCAGCGGT containing:
- a CDS encoding CDP-alcohol phosphatidyltransferase family protein, encoding MKADASVYEGKRVIRRALARVGGLDRVDPNVVTLSILVPAAIGTVALWQGWWLVAILAILARMVLATMDGYIAESFGRATRLGSYLNRFVTELADATLLLALIPHADALWVGAALAGGWLVNVTGLLGVTAGGSIQWTGPAGQADRLAFLIAASLIALVAEMNWTLFCMVLVALSAVTIVRRAFRSIVELRRV
- a CDS encoding iron-containing redox enzyme family protein, giving the protein VAVTPPDAFVEELWQVARGLWMPDHPWFKGIVEHRWTREQIILGEIQHYLRVRTNPIFFGYIVTNVASERNYDLMDVVMENFMEELGGEKTHVDIMLQFLEEGGITREQADRADPAPGTLAAVEMIRSGCQNRSALEGVALLAYVEAMHGGPDGAAARVFKELVGHYGFSKRAAATYELHAEQDTGHGDRQIAMIHKLARDEVTQEKVRRAVRLGCEAFNFEWDGHVQAMTGQRDVYWSGKAPLSLRHPEARLPKD